The Lycorma delicatula isolate Av1 chromosome 8, ASM4794821v1, whole genome shotgun sequence DNA segment GAGCTTCAGGGTGACACAGTGTCCTTAACTgtgttaagtttattattattgattatagtATTCCATTTACTCTGCCATTCATCATGAACCACACTTCAGAAAACCACAAGATCATTTGAAACAATGCAATCAGTGAAAGGAGGCTGCAGAATTCACTGATTTTGAATATacttggaatttaattttattgtgtttaattcttgaattattgacattcaaatgttttatatcattcttttttattttgtggtttttttctataatacaatgaaataattatccAATATTGAGTACTACTTTCTAGtgtatacaaaatatgaagaaaatttttatatcaagtataatagtgaaaaaaaaaaaacaaaacaataaataatatacatacataatgattttttttcataaaagtgaaAAAGGTAACTCTCCCTGTTTTCttcatgattttattactattgaCTACAATGGTTAtgaatatactgaaatttaattttattatgtttatttcttgAATTACTGACATATATTTcctattaatagaataatatattaaggGTAACTATGTAATAATTAGTACTACTCTCTCATATATAActgtatacaaaatatgaagCAAATCATTAACATCAAGTCTGAtagcgaaaaaaaaaacagtgaattaCACCTTCACTACTTTTTcgtaaaagtgaaaaatgtaacccccctttttttctttctgattgCATTACTATAAACTAGTCTGATTATCAGTATACTTGCAGTTACTTTTGTGTTGTTTAGTTCTCAAATTTTTGATATTCAAGtgtagtaaatgatttttttagcttttgcttttttcctataataaaatatattaggaataactgtaatatttagtACTACTATCTGGTATAATATAGCTCTGTACAAAATATGAAGCAAATCAAGTatgataacaaaagaaaaaacaatgcaTTTATACAACATGATCTTTTTCGTAAAatgtaaaccatttttttttatttatgattataatataaattacactgattatgaatatacttgaaattttattttgtcatttatttctGGAGTTActaacattcaaatattttatattacatttttacttcatgAGTTTTcctataatagaataatatatttttgataactaTATTGGGTACTACtctgttacataaatttatacaaaatattaagcaAATCCTATATATCAAGTATTagtatatagcaaaaaaaaaaacaatgaaatattttttttgtaaaagtcaaAAATGTACtccccttttttatttatgattttattactacAGACTACACTTATGAATATGAATGTactctgatttaattttatttttttatttctggaattATTGAGATTCGACggatttaaatgatatttataaacttttggttTTCtcttatgaatataattatatatttatctaactATGTAGTATTGTGTAGTGCTCGCTGGTATCTAGCTGTCTGCAAAGTAGGTGAAATACAAAGCTGTTATGACacacatttttataagaaatggagaaactttaGTAAAGGGATTTACCTTCTTCTTTATACCtctttttttctgcttagcctccagaaccaccataaggtaaaaatactttagaggatgaataaggatgatatatatgactgtaaatgaaatgtagtctcacgtcgaacattcctgagacatgtggttaattgaaatccaattgcctaagaacactggtatccacaatctagtattcgaATGCATATAAAAGTCAAAAAATGAGCCTTAGAACtatcaactttgaaatcagcttatttgcaatGACGAGGTCACTactaaaccaacctggtgggtttccttcttttttatatctAACCACAAAAAACACATTAGATATTTTACCTCTCTCTGTTACATCTCTTGTTTCTTTATCATTTGTCACGCCTTTGGCTGACAAGGTCAGTCTTTTTAAACTCATGGGTTAGTTGGTTTTCAAGTGGACCAACAACCACTGAAGGATTAGAGATTGGGGCTGACATACATTCCCACTGATACTGGTGATttaatggaccactccagcagaggaGGCACTGGAGCTAGGACTGTATACAACTGGGTTCACTCTGATAGCCAGAGGCCATCATTTGAGATACACTACATAGACCCATCCATCCATCAGCATGATAATTTCCACCTtgagttatgtttattttaaggtGTTGCAACAACACCAAGTGTTAAAGTTTAAGATATTGTTGTGTTGCTGTGtaagggtattttttttttgtcttcagtcatttgactggtttgatgcagctctccaagattccctatctagtgctagtcgtttcccATTTCggaataccccctacatcctacatccctaacaatttgttttacattttccaaacattgcctgcctgcacaattttttccttctacctgtccctccaatattaaagcgactattccaggatgccttaatatgtagcctataagtctgtctcttcttttaactatatttttccaaatgcttctttcttcatctatttgccgcaatacctcttcatttgtcactttatccacccgtctgatttttaacattctcctatagcaccacatttcaaaagcttctaatcttttcttctcagatagtccgattgtccaagtttcacttctatataaagcgacactccaaacatacactttcaaaaatcttttcctgacatttaaattaatttttgatgtaaacaaattatatttcttactgaaggctcgtttagcttgtgctattcggcattttacatcgctcctgcttcgtccatctttagtaattctacttcccaaataacaaaattcttctgcctccataatcttttctcctcctattttcacattcagtggtccatctttgttatttctactacacttcattacttttgttttgttcttgtttattttcatgcgatagttcttgcgtagtaggacttcatctatgccattcattgtttcttctaaatcctttttactctcggctagaattactatatcatcagcaaatggtagcatctttatcttttcaccttgtactgttactccatttTGTATaacctatcaatcgcttcctcacctgcactgcgcagcaattctacaggtattccgtctattccaggagcctttctgccatttaaatcttttaatgctctcttaaattaagatctcagtattgtttctcccatttcatcctcaccaacttcttcttcctctataacaccattttctaattcatttcctccgtataactcttcaatatattccacccatctatcgactttacctttcgtattatacattggtgtaccatctttgtttaacacattattagattttaatttatgtaccccaaaattttccttaaatttcctgtatgctccatctattttaccaatgttcatttctctttccacttctgaacaattttctttaatccactcttctttcgccagtttgcacttcctgtttatagcatttcttaattgcagatagttccttttactttcttcatcactagcattcttatattttttacgttcatccatcagctgcaatatatcgtctgaaaccaaaggttttctaccagttctatttattccgcctaagattgcttctgctgatttaagaatttcctttttaacattctcccattctacttctacgttttctaccttatcttttttactcagacctcttgcgatgtcctccacaaaaatcttctttacctcctcttcctcaagcttctctaaattccaccgattcatctgacaccttttcttcaggtttttaaaccccaatctacatttcattatcaccaaattatggtcgctatcaatgtctgctccagggtaagttttgcagtcaatgagttgatttctaaatctttccttaaacatgatataatctatctgataccttgcagtatcgcctggctttttccaagtgtatattcttctattatgatttttaaattgggtgttggcaattactaaattatacttcgtgcaaaactctataagtcggtcccgtctttcattccttttgcccagcccgtattcacccactatattaaaataatctccaactattattaaattttcatctccttttacgtgtttaattgcttcatcaatttctttgtatacacactctacctcatcatcatcatgggcgcttgtaggcatatagacgttaacaatcgttggcggtttaggttttgattttatccttattacaatgattctatagctatgcgtcttgaaatactccactctccttcctatcttcttgttcatcacgaaacctactcctgcctgcccattatttgatgctgagttaatgaCTCTAAAATCCCCTGttcaaaagtcgccttcctcttcccaccgaacctcactaattcctactatatccacatttatcctatccatttccctttttaaattttctagccaaccttttttaagcttctagcattccacgctctgactcgtagaatgttattttttaattttctggtgaacctttccttagtagtccccacacggagatccgaacggggtactagtttacctccggaatattttaccaaggaaggcgcctccattattgctatgtgaaaatgcagacagccacattttcttggaaaaaaagcagctgtagttttccattgctttcagctgcatagtactcagaggactgagtgatgttgatatggccgtttaagtcattgtgactcacgcctctaacaactactgaaagagctgctgccctctttcaggaatcattccttagtctggctctcaacagatacctctccgatatggttgcaccttcggtccagctactctgtatccctgagcactcaagccccctcaccaacggcaaggtctcatgattcatagaggaggtgtaAGGGTATATGTAGCAATTTGTGTAGTGCATGTGTATGGTGTCCAAGGTTCTGCAATTCTCTATGTAGTGGTAAGAAAAGCTGTAGAGATTAGGGCAATGGGGACACCAACCTCCAAagcccaaagtcttaaagaaaaagaagacgTTGGGCAGATGGGGttgtgaaatttcaaataaaatatacaatttttgtattatctAGACTAAACAGAATATTCATTGTTTCAAATGTATTTTCTATTACGTACGGAATTATTACAGTATTGTTACCTACGGTATAATTGCAATGGGGTCagctaataaaaatgaaataaaacaattaaaatctatacataaaataataaaaattcttaaaaatataaaattaccatttaatgtatttgatatatatattagaatCATTGAGTCTCATTACAgtgaaatagtaaatatataaatcagtactaaatgtatttacaaaatttacttataaatactgTGAAAcacacttcaaaaataaaaatctataattatacatacaatatataataattttttttttttgttttctaagcaTCAAAGACAGTCAAAATAGTATATCAAAAACTTGCAACATAGCAGCTTCAGAATCCTCAAATTCATTATCAgccaaattaaagtaattattacatgTTTCTTGCTGTAATGATAGGTCCAGAATTTGTTGCAGCTATTCTAAAGAACAGAAGTCAAAAcattaacatcaaataataagtttataattttctgtcaacttgttaaaatcattatcaaatttcTTCTGGTTGCTAAtcagtttatttcataatttataaacctTCTTCCACTGTGCCTGTATGTTCTGTAACAACATAGAACTGGCTATTTctgctttaattttaactttatatataatttattttggctGATTATGCAATTGATGGCTCCAAAAGCAATACAGTTTCTTACTGTAATGTTTTGACATACTGTCCAGGTAgtaatttggaatttaaaaaaaaaatgataaagattattttaattatgtacttaTGACTATAAATTGgcatatttatagtttaaaatgttGCCATATACTTTCTAAGAACAGTAGATTATCTTGTCCAAATTGAAATTTGATTTCTTTGTCAAAATGTTCATTctgattatttgataattttaataaagttccactattattttcaaaatttactttccacacagaagagaaaaaattatcaatcacAGATTGTAATATTCTTAAAGATGTTTCAGATGTAATACCAGCTAAAAGGTAAATAGGTTTATCAAAAGCTCTTCCCAGAGCATTTAAAGCATCTAAAAGCATCGCAATAATTAATGCACCTTTTGTTTCATCCTGAATATATGTTTCTAAATCTTGTAATATAATAACTTTTGGAAGCTTGCCTTGTCTAGATTGTACATACTGTAAACCGCATGTATATTCTAATAACTGATCAGGATTTTCAAAATacctaaaacaaaaacacaattaattaatgaTGCAATAAATTCAGATGAATATAAATAGCAAACAATTATGAACTTCTATGTACTGAAATTCTTTAGTACAAATTAAAGCTTGATGAAAGCtattattaaaaactcattttcttaagacatgataaaataaattttgtcataaaattctgTGTTCTTTCTTAAAGATGTTTTCGATAGAATTATAGCTAGAAGATAATCAAGTACATCAAATGAGAACATTtgaaacttacaaaaattaaccCAAGGTTAGGTAC contains these protein-coding regions:
- the LOC142329493 gene encoding uncharacterized protein LOC142329493 yields the protein MVPNSETQEQCAKSFLSNGFHVHFISKTKVENIPFTIHGGTKPTVEAFSRLTLKYFENPDQLLEYTCGLQYVQSRQGKLPKVIILQDLETYIQDETKGALIIAMLLDALNALGRAFDKPIYLLAGITSETSLRILQSVIDNFFSSVWKVNFENNSGTLLKLSNNQNEHFDKEIKFQFGQDNLLFLESIWQHFKL